CAATCCTGGACAATGAAGCTGCAACTGCCATAGGCGAGATAAAAAAGCATATAAGAATACCTATTGTTGCAGATATTCATTATGATTACAGACTTGCAGTAGAATGTATGAAAAACGGAGTTGACAAAATACGTCTAAATCCCGGTAATATCGGCGGTAATGACAGGGTCAAAATAGTGGCGGGAATGGCAAAGGAGAGGGGAATACCTATCAGAATCGGTGTTAATTCCGGTTCAGTTGAGAAAGGGATTTTGGAAAAATTCGGCGGTGTAACGGCTGAAGGTATGGTGGAAAGTGCTTTGGCACACGTAGCTATGCTGGAAAATGTTGATTTTAATGACATAGCGATTTCCATTAAGGCCTCTAGCGTACCAATGACAATAGCTGCTTACAGGTTACTCTCTGAAAAATGTTCATATCCCTTACATGTTGGAGTTACGGAAGCAGGTACAGTTTATAAAGGAACTATAAAATCCTCAGTTGGGATAGGCTGCCTTCTTGCGGAAGGTATCGGGGATACCACCAGAGTTTCATTGACGGGAGACCCGGTTGAAGAGATAAAAGCAGGAAAACAGATACTGAAGTCTCTGGGATTATTAAAAGAAGGAATAGAGATTGTTTCATGTCCGACCTGCGGGAGGACTCAGGTTAATCTTATAGAAATAGCAAACAGAATTGAGCCTTTGCTGGAAAAATTGGATAAAAATATTAAGGTGGCAATTATGGGATGTGCCGTAAACGGACCCGGAGAAGCTAAAGATGCCGATATTGGTATTGCAGGCGGTGTAAATGAGGTTTTGCTATTTAAAAAGGGTTGTATAATCAGAAAAATTCCTCAGGAAAACGTTGTTGAGGAATTAATAAAAGAGATAACTCAAATGTAGTTTGGTGCCAGATTAAAACATATAGAAAACATAAATACAAGGCACAAAAGATTTAGATAAAATGGGGTCAAGCTATGGACAGTACAAATAATACAAATAGATTTTTATGTGATTTATTCCCCGGTGAGATGGATTTTTACGGGGAATTTTCTACGCTAAAGCAATTAAAAGTAGAAAGAATGAGTGTCTTTATAAAGGCAAGCAAAATTGAAATACATACTACAAGTTCAGACATTGTCAGTATTGCTCTTATTATGACAGCAGAAGAATGTCTCAAGCAAAAGCTTGGAGTACCAAATCTCACTTTAAAAGTAAGATGCAACAGGAATTGCAGCATTGAGGAGTACCTGAGTAACATGTGGAGTGAGCTCATCCAGATGCTTACATCAAAGGTAGCGCTGTGCAGAGGTATCCTCCCCGGCTCTAAATATGAGATTTCAGGTAACAAAATAATAATAAATCTGCTGACAACCGGGTCTGATATCTTAAAAGCACAAAACTGCCATTCAATGTTAGAACAGCATATCAAGGATACAATAGGCCAAAATGTAAAGGTTGAATTTTGTGATATCCAAGTTGACCATGCTAAAATTGAGGAGTATGTTGCAGAAAAAGTTAAGAATGAGGCAAAAGTAGTGAGTTCCGCCATAACTGCTCCTCCCGCAGATCAGAAACAGAAAAAACAGGATTTCAGATCTTCCGGGTCAGGAGAAATGCCTGTAAGGGGAGTTATAGCAGGAAAGCCTTTTACTGACAGTATAATGAAGATATCCGAAGTAACACCCGATTCGGGTAAGGTCGCTATAGCAGGTGAAGTTTTCAAAACAGAATCCAGGGAAATCAGAGGCGGCAAATTCATTTACATATTTGATGTTACTGATTACACCAGTTCAGTTACTGTAAAAATGTTTGTTGAAAAGAAGGATTTTGCTAATATATCAGAGAGAATAACAGATGGGGTTTGTTTACGTATACGTGGAGATGCCCAGTATGATAAATTCTCAAAAGAACTTGCTATAATGGCGTTTGACATAACTGAAACGGAAAAAGAAATAAGGCACGACGATGCTGAGGAGAAGCGGGTTGAACTTCACCTGCATACTCAAATGAGTTCAATGGACGGAGTAACCCCGGTAAAAGAACTGGTAAAACGTGCTGCACAATGGGGACACAAGGCAATAGCTATTACAGACCACGGTATAGTTCAGGCATATCCTGATGCGTACGCTGCATCCAAGAAAAACAATATTAAGGTTATTTACGGACTTGAGTGTTATCTTCTGGATGATAGTGTACCTATAGTATATGATATGAAAGAACATTCTCTGGAAGATGATTTTGTAGTATTTGACATAGAAACAACAGGCTTAAATCCTCATCAGGACAAAATAACCGAAATTGGGGCAGTCAAGGTTAGAAACGGTCAGATTGTTGACAGGTTCAGCGCCTTTGTCAATCCTGGGGTTTCAATTCCAAGCTTTATAGTTAAACTGACAGGTATCACTGATGATATGGTAAAGGACGCACCTCCCATTGAACAGGTTTTGAATGAATTCATGGAATTTATCCAAGGGAGTGTTCTGGTTGCCCACAATGCAAACTTTGATGTGGGATTTATAAAACAAAATGCAAAATTAATGGGTGAAAAGGTTAGAAACCCATATATAGATACATTAGAGCTTTGCAGAAAAATGTTTCCTGAGCTTGGCAGGTACAAGCTTAACATAGTTGCAAAGCATTTGAAAATTGAATTGGAAAATCATCACAGAGCAGTTGATGATTCAATGGCTACGGCTAAAATATTTATGCATTGTATAAATGTACTTAAAGAAAAAGGCTGTAAAAGTATAAAGGAAATACAGAATGCATTTGATGGGGAGGTCAACCTTAAAGCCAGTTCCTATCATGCCATTATTTTGGTAAAGAACAAGGTTGGCCTTAAAAATCTGTATAAAATAGTTTCTCAATCTCACTTAAAGTACTTTTACAAAAAGCCCAGAGTACCTAAAAAACTTCTAATGGAGTACAGAGAGGGACTTATTTTGGGAAGTGCATGTGAAGCAGGAGAGCTATACAGAGCTATACTAAACAACAAAAGTGAAGATGAGATATCTAAAATAGTTCGTTTTTACGATTATCTTGAAATACAACCCTTAGGAAATAACCAATTTTTGATAAATAATGGAAAGGTTTCATCCCAAGAAGAATTAAAGAAAATAAATAAAAAAATCATCAGACTTGGAGAACGGCATAGAAAGCCGGTGGTTGCCACCTGTGACGTTCACTTTATGGACCCAAGGGATGAGGTGTTCCGAAGGATACTAATGGCAGGACAAGGGTACACTGACGCAGACAATCAAGCACCCCTTTATTTAAGAACAACCGACGAAATGCTTGAGGAGTTCAGCTACCTTGGTGAGGAAAAAGCCCGGGAAGTGGTAATAGAAAATACAAATCTTATCGCCGATATGATTGAGAGCATTGCCCCGGTGCTTGAGGGGACGTATCCTCCGAATATAGAGGGTGCGGAGCAGGATATAGAAAATATGGCGATGACCCGTGCAAAAGAAATTTATGGGGAAGAATTGCCGGAGGTTGTGGCACAGAGACTTGAAAAAGAGTTGAATTCCATTATAAAAAATGGGTTTGCTGTTATGTACCTCATAGCACAAAAGCTGGTTTCCAAGTCACTGAGTGACGGATATCTGGTTGGTTCCAGAGGATCTGTAGGGTCATCTTTTGTAGCAAATATGTCGGGTATAACTGAAGTTAATTCATTGCAGCCTCACTATGTATGTGAGAAGTGCAAATATTCTGAATTCGTTCTTGACGGCACCTATGACTGCGGATTTGATATGCCCGAAAAGGACTGTCCCAATTGTGGCAACAAGCTTAAAAAGGATGGCTATGATATTCCGTTTGAAACCTTCCTTGGCTTTGACGGTGACAAAGAGCCTGATATTGACTTGAACTTCTCAGGGGATTATCAGCCTGTGGCACACAAATATACAGAGGAACTTTTCGGCGAGGGTTACGTATTCAGGGCCGGTACTATAGCATCCGTTGCCGAAAAAACCGCATATGGATATGTTAAGAATTATCTGGATGAAAGAGGAATAGTGGTAACAAACTCTGAAATAAACAGATTGGTAAAAGGTTGTACGGGAATAAAGAGAACTACGGGACAGCATCCCGGTGGAATAATGATAGTACCTAAGGATAAGGAGATATTTGATTTTTCACCAATACAGCGGCCTGCGGATGATACGCAGTCCGAAATAGTAACCACACACTTTGACTATCACTTTCTTCATGGAAGTATACTAAAGCTTGATATTCTGGGCCATGATGATCCTACGGTAATCAGAATGCTTGAAGATTTAACAGGAGTGGATGCAACGACAATCCCAATAGGTGAGGAAAAAACCATGAGTTTGTTCAATTGCACAGATGCGCTTGATGTGAAGCCCGAAGATATAGGAAGCGAAACAGGAACCTTTGCTATTCCGGAGTTCGGGACAAAGTTTGTAAGGCAGATGCTGATGGATACGAAGCCGCAGTCCTTCTCGGAGTTGATAAGAATATCAGGACTTTCACACGGAACTGATGTTTGGCTCAATAATGCGCAGGATTTGATAAGAGATGGTATCACTACACTTTCGCAGAGTATTTGTTGCCGTGACGATATTATGATTTACTTGATGCACGCAGGACTCCCTCCAAAGACTGCCTTCAAGATAATGGAGGATGTACGTAAGGGTAAAGGTGTAAAAGACGAGTATGAAGCCGTAATGAAAGAAAATAACGTTCCCGATTGGTATATTCAATCATGTAAAAAAATAAAGTACATGTTCCCTAAGGCCCATGCCGCTGCGTATGTTATGATGGCATTCAGAATAGCCTGGTTCAAGGTATATTATCCTGAGGCCTTCTATGCAACATACTTTACGGTAAGAGCCGATGATTTCGATGCTGAAATGATGGCTCACGGTCAGGACAAGGTAAGGAATAAAATAAAGGAATTTGAAATGAAAGGTAATAATATTACTACAAAAGAGAAAAATGTCCTTACTATACTTGAAGTTGTAAATGAGATGTACGCAAGAGGAATAAATTTCCTCCCGATAGATTTGTATCTTTCAGAGGCAACTAAATTCAGAATTGAAGATAAAGGCATAAGGCCACCTTTGAATGCACTTCAGGGACTGGGAGGAGCTGCGGCACAGAACATTGTTGAGTCCCGCAAAAATGGTGAATTCCTGTCAATTGATGAGCTCAGGACCAAGGCGAAAATAAGTAAATCGGTTATTGAAATACTGGAAAGAAATAACGTACTGGAAGGAATGCCGGAGAGTAACCAGCTTTGTTTATTTTAATAAAACAAATACGAAAAAGTACCTTAAATAGTAGCAATTTTTTATAAAACAGCAATAAATTGTTGATAATTAGAAATAATAGTGATATAATACACTAGGATAGAGGTTTAATAGACTTGACTACCGAGAGTGGGAAATCCCACTCTTTATTGTTTATCCGATTCTATTGGGTCTTAAAAAGAGTATAACTGGGTAAACTTATAATAAGGACAGTAAGCTGTCTGGTTCATGTTAAAATTATTACAAGGGCACTTATAGTGCCTACGTTTTTGTGTTTCGAAAATTTGTGCCATAAAAAGAGTAAGCGGCAAAACTGAACTGGTCTTTAAACCCTAACTACGGAGGCAGAAAAAAACATGAAGAAAAATATTCAGCAAACTGTAACAGAGCTTGTATCACCGGTAGTAGAAAATTTAAACTATGAGTTGGTGGATGTTGAGTATGTTAAAGAAGGTGCCAACTGGTACCTGAGAGTTTATATTGACAAGCCCGGCGGCATCAGTATTGATGATTGTCAGGCAGTAAGCGAACAGATAAGTGATTTACTTGACAAAAACGATCCGATTGATCAGAGCTATTATTTAGAGGTATCTTCACCAGGCCTTGACAGACCATTGAAAACAGAGAAAGACTTTACTAAATATAAGGGCGAACTTGTTGAAGTAAAGGTTTTTCAACCTATAGACGGCAAAAAAATATTTGAAGGCGAATTGGTTGGCTTAAAGGATAATTTTATTGTAATTAACCAGGATGGTCACGAAGTCCAGTTTGAAAGAGACAAGGTTGCTATAGTAAAAAGGGTCATTAAATTTTAAATATTTGATTAGTAAACGGAGGTTGACAAGAAGATGAGCGCTGAGTTGATATTAGCTCTTGAACAGCTGGAAAAGGAAAAGGGAATTAAGAAGGAAATAATTATTGAGGCTATTGAAGCTGCACTTATTTCTGCATATAAGAAAAACTTTGGTTCAGCAATGAATGTTAAAGTGAATATAGATAGAGTAACAGGTGATGTAAAAGTGTTTGCACTCAGGAAGGTTGCTGAAGACCCAGATGTCGAAGCAATGGACATATCTGTTGGGGAGGCTGCGATACTTAATCCTACACTTGAAATAGGGGATTATGTTGAATTGGAAGTAACTCCAAGATCCTTTGGCAGAATAGCTGCTCAGACTGCCAAGCAGGTAGTTGTTCAAAAACTGAGAGAAGCGGAAAGAGGAATTATATACGATGAGTTCTACAATAAGGAAAGCGACATTGTAACGGGTATAATTCAAAGGATAGAAAAGAGAAATGTAATAGTAGACCTTGGTAAAACCGAAGCTGTTCTTGGACCTACTGAGCAGACTCCCGGTGAGGAATACAGATTTAATGAACGTTTGAAGTCATATATTGTAGAAGTTAAAAAGACTACAAAAGGTCCTCAGATTATGATTTCAAGAACACATCCGGGCCTTGTAAAAAGGCTTTTTGAATTGGAAGTTCCTGAAATACATGACGGTACTGTTGAGATAAAGAGTATTTCAAGAGAGCCGGGTTCAAGGACTAAAATAGCCGTGTACTCGAAAGATGAAAATGTAGACCCTGTTGGAGCGTGTGTCGGACAAAAGGGTACTAGGGTTCAGGCTATAGTTGATGAGCTCAGAGGCGAAAAAATTGATATCATTAAATGGAGTAATGATCCAAGAGATTATATATCCAGTAGTTTAAGTCCAGCTAAGGTTGTAAGGGTAGACGTGGACGAAGATGAAAAATCTGCAAAAGTTGTGGTTCCCGACTATCAGCTTTCATTAGCAATAGGAAAGGAAGGCCAGAATGCAAGGCTTGCTGCAAAGCTTACCGGCTGGAAAATTGATATAAAGAGCGAATCCCAGCTGAGACAGTCAATTGAGAAACAACTGTTTGACGATAGCATAAACAGTGGGTTTTTGGATGAAACTGATGCAGACGGTATAAATTATGATAATAATGGCCATGAAGATATTATAATTGAATGACCCTTTACCACCTTTAGCAAGAATTGAGATATTAAATTAAAATATGGAAGGTGTGGATGGATGAAGCAAAAAAAGATTCCATTGCGTATGTGCCTTGGCTGTAAGGAAATGAAGCCAAAGAGGGAATTAATACGCGTGGTAAAAAATAATGAGGGAGAAATCAGTATTGATCTCGTTGGTAAAAAGCCTGGCAGGGGAGCATACATATGCAGAAGTGCCGATTGTCTTGAACAGGCGATTAAGGCTAAAAGACTGGAAAAGGCTTTTGAGACTACAATTGACATGGACATTTATCATATTCTGAAAAACCAATTGGAGGAAAACGATGGATAAGGTTTATTCCTTATTAGGGCTTGCAAAGAAAGCAGGAAAGCTGTTATCGGGTGATGAAACCTGTGAAAGGACAATAAAGTCCGGAAAAGCTGAACTTGTTATCGTTGCAAATGATGCTTCTGAAAACACGAAGGACAAATTTAAAAGTATGTGTAATTACCACTCTGTTCCGTACAGGGAGTACGGACTAAAACTTGAACTTGGTAAGTATACGGGTAAAGATTTAAGAGCGGTAGTTTCAATTATATCAAAAGATTTTAAAAATGGCCTTCTTAAATTAATAGATAATTCAACAAACGAAACAGGGGGTGAAGGTTTTGGAAAAAGCTAGAATATACGAGCTTGCCAAAGAACTTAATACTACAAGTAAAAGGTTAATGGAAAAGCTTGCTGAGATAAATATAAACGTTAAAAATCATATGAGCCTTCTTGAACCTCATGAATTAGATGCACTATATAAGCATATAGGTGTTATAAGACATGATGATAAAAAGAATGAGGTTGGAGAAAAGAAAACTGTAGCGGAAAGTACTAATACTGTTGCAGAAAAGAAGAAAGAAGTTAAAAAGGAAGTAAAGAAAGATAATAAGAGTGCACCAAGAATTATCAGAACGACTGAAATAATTATTGATAGTAAAACAGATGATTCATCGCAGTCTAACAATTTTTCAAAGAATGAAACAAAAAATGTCCAAAAGAAAAATTATAGAAATGATTATGTCAAAGTGGAATCAAGTACATCAGGTTTAAGACCCGGATTTGTAAGGGATGTTAAATCGGATTTTAAAAATAAACAGAATTTGGCAGGCAATAGGAATGAAGTACAAAAGGTAGTGCCTAAGGAAACGCCGGCACCAAACGAAGAAATTTTAAATAATTCAAAAATAAATCAGGACATTCATAAAGAGGAAAAAATTGTGGCGGATAACAAGGGAAATGAATCTAAAGTATTAAATGATAGCTCAAATGCGGAATCAGCACAGTTAAACAAGGTTGCTGCCGCTGAAAAAGAAGGGCAAAAAAGCATTAGTAAGCCTGAGAGTGCTCAACCATCTGCACAGCCAGAGATTAAGCCACAGCAGAGCGTTGGTACCAAGAAGCCGGAAGAGGCAGGTTCATCTGGTAACGAAGAATCACATGGTAAACCTGAAAAACAGGTGACTGCTCAAAATGACAATTCATCTGTAAACAACGTTCCGGTAACGGAGCAGCCTGTTCAAAGGACAGACAGACCGCAGGGACATTACAACAACCAACGGTCAGACAGACCACAGGGACAGTACAACAACCAGAGGACAGACAGACCACAGGGACAGTACAATAACCAAAGGTCAGACAGACCACAGGGACAGTACAATAACCAAAGGTCAGACAGACCACAGGGACAGTACAATAACCAAAGGTCAGACAGACCGCAGGGACAGTACAATAACCAAAGATCAGACAGACCGCAGGGTCAGTACAATAACCAAAGATCAGACAGACCGCAGGGTCAGTACAATAACCAAAGGTCAGACAGACCACAGGGTCAGTACAATAACCAAAGGTCAGACAGACCGCAGGGACAGTACAATAACCAAAGGTCAGACAGACCACAGGGTCAGTACAATAACCAGAGGTCAGACAGACCACAGGGCCAGTACAATAACCAGAGGTCAGACAGACCACAGGGCCAGTACAATAACCAAAGGTCAGACAGACCACAGGGTCAGTACAACAATCAGAGATCAGACAGACCGCAGTATAATAGGTCAGACAGACCGCAGGGTCAGTCCAGACAACAAAATCTGGATATACCAAAGCCAGATGCTTCAGTAGCACAGGAAGCTTTTGACTCACAGAGAAATGAGGCAAGAAGAGAGTTCCAGGGTAGAGATTTCGACAAGAGTGTTAAGAGGGAAGAAAAGCAAAAGAAAGAAACCCCTAAGAATAACAATTCAACCACAAAGCAAAGATTCAGACCTCAGAAAATAGTTATAGAGAAAAAGGGAGTTTCTGAAATTCTATCTGAAGACTATATTTTTAACGAATTCTATAATGATGATGGGAAGAAGAAGAAGCAAAGAAATAAAAGGAATGAAAGGGTTCAGGAGAAGTACATTCCTCCAAAGGCAGTACTTACTTCCATAACCATCCCTGAGTCACTTACAGTAAAAGATCTGGCTGAGTCCCTTAAAAAGACTTCAACAGACATTATAAAGAAGTTGATGGCTTATGGTGTAATGGCAACACTTAATAACGAGGTTGATTTTGAAACAGCTACAATAGTTGCTGAAGAATATGGAGTAAAGACCGAGAAAGCTATTCAGGTAAGTGAAGAGGATATTCTATTTGATGATGATGAAGTTCAGGATGACTCCAATCTTCAGTCAAGACCACCGGTTGTTGTTGTTATGGGACACGTTGACCATGGTAAGACATCATTGCTAGATGCCATCAGAAGTGCACATGTTATAGACAGCGAAGCAGGTGGAATTACACAGCATATAGGTGCTTATACTGTTAAGGCAAATGACAGGCCTATAACCTTCCTAGATACACCGGGTCACGAAGCATTTACTGCAATGCGTGCCAGAGGAGCTCAGGTAACAGATATTGCAATACTCGTTGTAGCTGCCGATGATGGTGTTATGCCTCAGACAATTGAAGCAATCAATCATGCCAAGGCTGCTAATGTGTCAATTATAGTTGCAATCAACAAGATAGATAAGCCAGGCGCAAATCCTGACAAGGTTAAGCAGGAACTTACAGAGTATGGAATTGTTGCGGAAGAATGGGGCGGAGATGCAATAATGGTTCCTGTTTCTGCAAAAAAGAGAGAAAATATAGATCAATTACTTGAAATGGTACTTCTGGCTGCGGATATGCTTGAATTAAAGGCAGACCCGGAAAGACAAGCAAAAGGTACAGTTATCGAAGCAAAGCTTGATAAGGAAAGAGGACCTGTTGCTACAGTTCTTGTCCAGAGAGGTACATTGAAAACCGGAGATTCATTAATTGCAGGTTCATCATTTGGTAGAATCAAGGCAATGACAAGCGACAAAGGTTATGCAATCAAAGCTGCAGGACCTTCAATGCCGGTTGAAATCCTGGGTATGGATGAGGTTCCGGAAGCAGGAGAAGTATTCTATGCAGTAACTGATGAAAAGGTAGCAAAGCAGCTTGTTGAGAAGCGTAAGTTTAAACAGAAGGAACAACAGTTTAAAGCAACTGCAAAGGTTACCCTTGAAGACCTGTTTACTCAGATAAAAGAAGGTAAAGTAAAAGATTTAAATATTATTATAAAAGCCGATGTTCAAGGTTCTGTTGAAGCAGTAAAACAGTCTCTTGAAAAATTGAGCAATGAAGAGGTAAGAGTAAAGACCATACATGGTGCGGTTGGTGCAATTACCGAGTCAGATGTAACTTTGGCTCAGGTTTCAAATGCTATAATCATCGGGTTTAATGTAAGACCAGGTGCAAATGTTACAGAAGCTGCAAAGAATGCAGAAGTTGACATGAGACTATATAGTGTTATTTACAAGGCAATAGAAGATGTTCAGGCTGCTATGAATGGTATGCTTGAACCAACCTATCAGGAAGTGGTACTCGGACACATTGAAATCAGGCAGACATTCAAGGTTTCAGGTGTGGGAACCATCGGAGGTGCTTACGTAACTGACGGTAAGGTACAGAGAAATTCCGAGGTTAGGGTTGTCAGAGAAGGTATTGTTATTCACGAAGGTAAGCTTGCTTCTCTCAAGAGGTTCAAGGACGATGTTAAGGAAGTTGCTCAAGGTTATGAATGTGGTGTATCTATAGAGCGTTTCAATGACATTAAAGAAGGCGATGTAATCGAAGCCTTCATTATGGAAGAAGTAAAGAGATAACAATAAAAGTACTGTGATTAAAATAGGTTGAAGTTGGAGGTTATCCAATTCAACCTATTTACATATTAAAATGAAATTTGAATATGAATTGACACACTGTATTTAACCACAGATAAATGTCAATAATGGCATTAGTATAATTGTATGATTAGCCTCCTTTATTCGCTGCATGTGAATAAGGGAGAAGTATTAAAAAAATATTCCGCCGATAGCGGCAGATGGAGGCTAATAGTATGGCAGACAGAATAGTTAGAATATCAGAAGAAGTTAAAAAGGAAATAAGCAATATAATTCAAAATGAGATAAAGGACCCTAGACTTCCAAGTATGGTTAGTATAGTTTCCTGCACTGTAACCAAGGATTTAAGATATGCTAAGGTGTTTGTCAGTGTTTTGGGAAATGAAGAACAAAAGAAAAATGCCATTAGCGCTTTGAAAAGTGCCGCAGGTTTCATAAGACGTGAGCTTGGGCATAGAGTGCAGCTGAGGTATACACCTGAAATACATTTTGAACTTGATACATCTATTGAACATGGTATCCACATTAACAAGCTTCTTGATGATGCAAAAAAGGAATTTACGGAATAACATGTTTAATTAAAATTATCGGGGGATAAAACCATGGAAAAAGAATTAATAAAGGCAATTGAAAGGGCAGAAAGCGTAGCTGTTTTTCCCCATATTTCTGCCGATGGTGATGCAATAGGTTCATCTCTTGCATTAGCTTTAGCATTAAGGAAAACCGGAAAAAAGGTAATTGTGTATATGGAAGAAAATATACCTGATACCTACAAATTCCTGCCCGGAATTGAGCTTACGGGATTTATAAATGAAGACGATGAAGTTATGGGCTTGAATATTGCCCTTGACACCGGAGATATCGGTAGACTTGGTACAAGAGCAGACCTCTTTTTTAAAGCTCCGGTTAATATAAACATCGATCACCATATTACAAATACTAAATTTGCTCAGTATAACCATGTTGATGCTTCTTCGGCATCAACTGGTGAGCTTATATTTTTACTTCTTAATGAAATGAAATGTGAAATTGATATTGATATGGCAAAGTGTCTTTATACTGCCATCGCAACAGATACAGGTGGTTTCAAGTACGGCAACACTACTGCTGAAACTCATAAAGCTGCAGCAGAGTTACTTTCAACAGGC
This region of Clostridium sp. BNL1100 genomic DNA includes:
- the infB gene encoding translation initiation factor IF-2; protein product: MEKARIYELAKELNTTSKRLMEKLAEININVKNHMSLLEPHELDALYKHIGVIRHDDKKNEVGEKKTVAESTNTVAEKKKEVKKEVKKDNKSAPRIIRTTEIIIDSKTDDSSQSNNFSKNETKNVQKKNYRNDYVKVESSTSGLRPGFVRDVKSDFKNKQNLAGNRNEVQKVVPKETPAPNEEILNNSKINQDIHKEEKIVADNKGNESKVLNDSSNAESAQLNKVAAAEKEGQKSISKPESAQPSAQPEIKPQQSVGTKKPEEAGSSGNEESHGKPEKQVTAQNDNSSVNNVPVTEQPVQRTDRPQGHYNNQRSDRPQGQYNNQRTDRPQGQYNNQRSDRPQGQYNNQRSDRPQGQYNNQRSDRPQGQYNNQRSDRPQGQYNNQRSDRPQGQYNNQRSDRPQGQYNNQRSDRPQGQYNNQRSDRPQGQYNNQRSDRPQGQYNNQRSDRPQGQYNNQRSDRPQGQYNNQRSDRPQYNRSDRPQGQSRQQNLDIPKPDASVAQEAFDSQRNEARREFQGRDFDKSVKREEKQKKETPKNNNSTTKQRFRPQKIVIEKKGVSEILSEDYIFNEFYNDDGKKKKQRNKRNERVQEKYIPPKAVLTSITIPESLTVKDLAESLKKTSTDIIKKLMAYGVMATLNNEVDFETATIVAEEYGVKTEKAIQVSEEDILFDDDEVQDDSNLQSRPPVVVVMGHVDHGKTSLLDAIRSAHVIDSEAGGITQHIGAYTVKANDRPITFLDTPGHEAFTAMRARGAQVTDIAILVVAADDGVMPQTIEAINHAKAANVSIIVAINKIDKPGANPDKVKQELTEYGIVAEEWGGDAIMVPVSAKKRENIDQLLEMVLLAADMLELKADPERQAKGTVIEAKLDKERGPVATVLVQRGTLKTGDSLIAGSSFGRIKAMTSDKGYAIKAAGPSMPVEILGMDEVPEAGEVFYAVTDEKVAKQLVEKRKFKQKEQQFKATAKVTLEDLFTQIKEGKVKDLNIIIKADVQGSVEAVKQSLEKLSNEEVRVKTIHGAVGAITESDVTLAQVSNAIIIGFNVRPGANVTEAAKNAEVDMRLYSVIYKAIEDVQAAMNGMLEPTYQEVVLGHIEIRQTFKVSGVGTIGGAYVTDGKVQRNSEVRVVREGIVIHEGKLASLKRFKDDVKEVAQGYECGVSIERFNDIKEGDVIEAFIMEEVKR
- the rbfA gene encoding 30S ribosome-binding factor RbfA — translated: MADRIVRISEEVKKEISNIIQNEIKDPRLPSMVSIVSCTVTKDLRYAKVFVSVLGNEEQKKNAISALKSAAGFIRRELGHRVQLRYTPEIHFELDTSIEHGIHINKLLDDAKKEFTE
- a CDS encoding bifunctional oligoribonuclease/PAP phosphatase NrnA, which encodes MEKELIKAIERAESVAVFPHISADGDAIGSSLALALALRKTGKKVIVYMEENIPDTYKFLPGIELTGFINEDDEVMGLNIALDTGDIGRLGTRADLFFKAPVNINIDHHITNTKFAQYNHVDASSASTGELIFLLLNEMKCEIDIDMAKCLYTAIATDTGGFKYGNTTAETHKAAAELLSTGIDVADLSQKIFDNTTFIKLKLTQKAIELLELYENDLLAVIAITQDILHSTGAKDEDCDGLVNIGRSIVGVEVSVLIKEKSSNEIRVNLRSKTYVDVSEIAAAFGGGGHKRAAGCTIKGSISDVKEQLINTIKDKLKRR